In one Pseudomonas sp. SCA2728.1_7 genomic region, the following are encoded:
- a CDS encoding TetR/AcrR family transcriptional regulator has protein sequence MARTGRPRAFDRDDAVNQAMQLFWQHGYDSTSLSLLKAELGGGISAPSFYAAFGSKEALFDECVQRYLATFAQVTECLWDESLPPRQALETALRQSARMQCDDGHPKGCMVTLGVMSAPSPENAHVAQALTHSRARTRAGIVACVERGVSEGLLADDTNAAAMATVFDSFLQGISILARDDTPIESIDAAITQVMRTWDVMAKS, from the coding sequence ATGGCCAGAACCGGCCGCCCCCGCGCATTCGATCGCGACGACGCCGTCAACCAGGCCATGCAATTGTTCTGGCAACACGGCTACGACTCGACATCCCTTTCACTGTTGAAGGCTGAACTGGGCGGCGGCATTTCCGCACCGAGCTTCTACGCCGCGTTCGGCTCCAAAGAAGCCCTGTTCGACGAATGCGTGCAGCGTTACCTCGCGACCTTCGCCCAAGTCACCGAATGCCTGTGGGACGAAAGTCTGCCGCCACGCCAAGCCCTCGAAACCGCACTGCGCCAGTCAGCACGCATGCAATGCGACGACGGCCACCCCAAAGGCTGCATGGTCACCCTCGGCGTCATGAGCGCGCCGAGTCCGGAAAATGCCCACGTCGCTCAAGCCCTCACCCACTCCCGCGCCCGAACCCGCGCGGGGATTGTGGCGTGTGTCGAGCGTGGTGTGAGTGAAGGACTGTTAGCGGACGACACGAACGCCGCCGCCATGGCGACGGTGTTCGACAGTTTCCTGCAGGGGATTTCCATCCTTGCTCGGGATGACACGCCGATTGAGAGCATTGATGCGGCGATTACGCAGGTGATGCGGACGTGGGATGTGATGGCGAAGAGTTGA
- a CDS encoding MFS transporter, which yields MTPSLTLTAAPKRLPIGALLALAMTGFICIVTETLPAGLLPLISDGLAISPSMAGQMVTAYALGSVLAVIPMTIATRGWRRRNVLLLTIVGFLLFNSITALSSHYGVTLVARFFAGVAAGLAWSLLAGYARRMVEPDQQGKALALAMVGTPIALSLGVPLGTWLGGLVGWRTTFGLMSALTLMLIVWVLVKVPDYPPQPAHQRLSLRRVLTTPGVRPVLAVVISWMLAHNILYTYIAPFVAPAGLADRVDLVLLVFGLAALAGIWLTAKLVEPLLRKTVLVSLATFALVCVGFGFYGRVPEVIYLGVLVWGLSFGGAATLLQTALADAAGDGADVALSLNVVAWNSAIAGSGVVGGVLLDRWGVAAFPWAMVVLVAVGFVIAWSARAHGFRAGPRGAGAAAVVGH from the coding sequence GTGACACCTTCATTGACTCTAACGGCGGCGCCCAAACGCCTGCCCATCGGTGCGCTGCTGGCGCTGGCCATGACCGGTTTTATCTGCATCGTCACCGAAACCCTGCCCGCCGGGCTGTTGCCGCTGATCAGTGATGGTCTGGCGATTTCACCTTCCATGGCCGGGCAGATGGTCACCGCGTACGCGCTGGGCTCGGTGCTGGCGGTGATCCCGATGACCATCGCCACGCGCGGGTGGCGTCGACGCAATGTGTTGTTGCTGACCATTGTTGGTTTTCTGTTGTTCAACTCGATTACGGCGTTGTCGTCGCACTATGGCGTGACGCTGGTGGCGCGTTTCTTTGCGGGGGTGGCGGCAGGGTTGGCGTGGAGTTTGTTGGCCGGTTATGCGCGGCGGATGGTCGAGCCGGATCAGCAGGGCAAGGCGTTGGCACTGGCCATGGTCGGCACGCCGATCGCCTTGTCACTGGGCGTGCCGCTCGGCACTTGGCTGGGTGGCCTCGTCGGGTGGCGCACGACGTTCGGGTTGATGTCGGCCCTGACCCTGATGCTGATTGTCTGGGTATTGGTGAAGGTGCCGGACTATCCGCCGCAGCCTGCGCATCAGCGCCTGTCGTTGCGCCGCGTGTTGACTACGCCGGGTGTGCGGCCGGTGCTGGCGGTGGTGATCAGCTGGATGCTGGCGCACAACATTCTCTACACCTACATCGCACCGTTTGTGGCGCCGGCGGGGTTGGCGGATCGCGTGGATCTGGTGTTGTTGGTATTTGGTCTCGCGGCGTTGGCGGGGATTTGGTTGACGGCGAAACTGGTTGAGCCGCTGTTGCGCAAGACCGTTCTGGTGAGTCTGGCCACGTTTGCACTGGTGTGCGTAGGGTTCGGCTTTTACGGACGGGTGCCGGAGGTGATTTATCTGGGCGTGTTGGTGTGGGGATTGAGTTTTGGCGGTGCGGCGACGCTGTTGCAGACGGCTCTGGCGGATGCGGCGGGGGATGGCGCAGACGTGGCGTTGTCGTTGAATGTGGTGGCGTGGAATAGCGCGATTGCAGGCAGCGGGGTGGTCGGCGGGGTGCTGTTGGATCGATGGGGAGTTGCCGCTTTCCCATGGGCGATGGTGGTGTTGGTGGCGGTGGGGTTTGTGATTGCCTGGAGTGCTCGGGCGCATGGGTTCAGAGCGGGGCCGCGTGGGGCGGGAGCGGCGGCCGTGGTTGGGCACTGA
- a CDS encoding Hcp family type VI secretion system effector: MATPAYMSVTGEKQGLITAGAFTADSVGNTYQEGHEDQVMVQAFTHDVIIPRDPQSGQPTGQRVHKPVVITKVYDKASPLLQAALTSGERMSEIVIQWYRTSAQGTQEHYYTTKLEDAIIVAINNKMHNCQDPGNSHFTHLEEVQFTYRKITWTHEVSGTSGSDDWRAPVV, encoded by the coding sequence ATGGCAACACCAGCGTACATGTCCGTCACTGGCGAAAAACAAGGCCTGATCACTGCAGGCGCTTTCACCGCTGACTCCGTAGGCAACACCTACCAGGAAGGCCACGAAGACCAGGTTATGGTTCAGGCTTTCACCCACGACGTGATCATCCCGCGTGACCCGCAATCCGGTCAGCCAACCGGCCAGCGCGTGCACAAGCCAGTTGTGATCACCAAGGTCTACGACAAGGCTTCGCCTCTGCTGCAAGCGGCGCTGACTTCCGGCGAGCGCATGAGCGAAATCGTTATCCAGTGGTACCGCACTTCTGCTCAAGGCACCCAAGAGCACTACTACACCACCAAACTGGAAGACGCGATCATCGTCGCCATCAACAACAAGATGCACAACTGCCAGGATCCGGGCAATTCGCATTTCACCCACCTGGAAGAGGTGCAGTTCACCTACCGCAAAATCACCTGGACCCACGAAGTTTCCGGTACTTCGGGTTCGGATGACTGGCGTGCGCCAGTCGTTTAA
- the tssI gene encoding type VI secretion system tip protein TssI/VgrG, producing MFSPANQPHFNLTVDGIDSDFQVLSFTGREALNTPFEFELELVSEKASINLESVLHKLAFLQLSPTGTGIHGLVYSIAQGEAGKRLTRYKISLRPQLAYLAHRVNQRIFQQMTVQQIISKVLEEHGILASDYHFQLSAIYPERIYCVQYDESDLDFIQRLCEEEGIHYHFQHTASGHKLTFGDDQTVFPKLAPVAYQQDSGLVADKPVVKRFGLRLATRTSRTTRRDYDFVKPKIELESDAKSSAQPDLEDYDYPGRFVDRERGKHLANRALERHRSDYRLAEGNSDQPILVSGHFLALTDHANSTWNDLWLLTEIFHEGKQPQVLEESVTSDTTDLKDDFHQGYRNRFSAIPWDVPYRPPLDHPKPKVLGTQSAVVCGPEGEEIYCDQYGRVKVQFFWDREGKHDDMTSCWMRVASSWAAETFGSINIPRVGMEVLITFLEGDPDQPLITGCLYHGANLPPYKLPDFKTLATVKSKEYKGSRANELRIDDTTSEISIALRSDHGASAINLGYLTHPRPSGGQPRGEGFELRTDRHGAVRAAAGLLITTEPRPNESKHHKDLPETAERLATASDQQDGFAVQAKELQAQEAGDQDDVAKALHAQHQGVLGSGPANLTANEFPEFTEPHLVLASPAGIALTTPRSSHIATGEHLALSSTGHTSLSIGKRLLASASRGMRLFVQSMGWRLVAASGDIDVRALKDSINLLAKLNITANADRITITAKTELVIQGGGSATTYNAGGITHATSGPYTAHAANFAYTGAKSLAGVFPEPPKPGKGNLELFNQYAGRQGIKEGDYEVIDALGKSIKGKLDGKGFASVAGAAPGPARVLFGKDPADTWSDGSYIGKPEWPLNPPGAEDVPSQVQAMVAQVLPSKSWDLLEKGKDMAQTGMSAMQTAQGAMQTAQQVKGVVQGGVAGLPKLASAAMPSASGILGAAGKAGKLPSLPAPSLPKPSLRTPGLLAGEMLS from the coding sequence ATGTTCTCACCGGCCAACCAGCCTCATTTCAATCTGACCGTCGATGGCATCGACAGCGACTTCCAGGTGCTGTCGTTCACCGGTCGTGAGGCCCTCAACACGCCGTTCGAATTCGAGCTGGAACTGGTCAGTGAAAAGGCCTCGATCAACCTCGAAAGCGTGCTGCACAAACTGGCGTTTCTTCAGCTGTCGCCAACCGGCACTGGCATTCACGGGCTGGTCTACAGCATCGCCCAGGGCGAGGCGGGCAAGCGCCTGACCCGATACAAGATCTCCCTGCGCCCACAACTGGCCTACCTCGCGCACCGGGTCAATCAGCGCATTTTCCAGCAGATGACCGTGCAGCAGATCATCAGCAAGGTCTTGGAAGAACACGGCATCCTCGCCAGCGATTACCACTTCCAGCTCAGCGCGATTTATCCCGAGCGCATTTACTGCGTGCAGTACGACGAGTCGGACCTGGATTTCATTCAGCGCCTGTGCGAGGAGGAGGGGATTCACTACCACTTCCAGCACACCGCCAGCGGCCACAAACTGACCTTCGGCGATGACCAGACGGTGTTCCCGAAACTCGCGCCAGTGGCCTATCAGCAGGACTCCGGGCTGGTTGCCGACAAACCGGTGGTCAAGCGCTTCGGCCTGCGTCTGGCCACCCGCACCAGCCGCACCACGCGCCGCGATTACGACTTCGTCAAACCGAAAATCGAGCTGGAAAGCGACGCCAAGAGTTCGGCTCAGCCAGACCTCGAAGACTACGATTACCCGGGCCGTTTCGTTGATCGCGAGCGCGGTAAACACCTGGCCAATCGCGCACTGGAACGTCATCGCAGCGACTATCGTCTGGCCGAGGGTAATAGCGATCAGCCGATTCTGGTCAGCGGGCATTTCCTCGCCCTGACCGACCACGCGAACTCGACCTGGAACGATCTCTGGCTGCTCACCGAGATCTTTCACGAAGGCAAACAACCGCAGGTGCTGGAAGAGTCGGTGACCAGCGACACCACCGACCTCAAGGACGATTTTCACCAGGGCTACCGCAACCGCTTCAGCGCGATCCCGTGGGACGTGCCGTACCGTCCGCCGCTCGATCACCCGAAACCGAAAGTCCTCGGTACACAAAGCGCCGTGGTTTGCGGTCCCGAGGGTGAAGAGATCTACTGCGACCAGTACGGCCGGGTGAAGGTGCAGTTCTTCTGGGATCGCGAAGGCAAGCACGACGACATGACCAGTTGCTGGATGCGTGTCGCGTCGAGCTGGGCAGCCGAGACTTTTGGTTCGATCAACATTCCGCGTGTTGGCATGGAGGTGTTGATCACCTTCCTCGAAGGCGATCCCGATCAGCCGCTGATCACCGGTTGCCTGTACCACGGCGCCAATCTGCCGCCGTACAAACTGCCGGATTTCAAGACCCTGGCCACGGTCAAGAGCAAGGAATACAAGGGCAGTCGCGCCAACGAACTGCGCATCGACGACACCACCAGCGAGATCAGCATTGCGCTGCGCAGTGACCACGGTGCGAGTGCGATCAACCTCGGTTACCTGACCCATCCGCGCCCGAGCGGTGGTCAGCCGCGTGGTGAAGGTTTTGAGTTGAGAACCGATCGCCACGGCGCCGTGCGTGCGGCGGCCGGTCTGCTCATCACCACCGAACCACGGCCGAACGAATCCAAGCACCACAAGGATCTGCCGGAAACTGCCGAGCGTCTCGCCACGGCCAGCGATCAGCAGGATGGCTTCGCTGTACAAGCCAAAGAGTTACAGGCCCAAGAGGCTGGCGATCAGGACGACGTCGCCAAAGCGCTGCATGCCCAGCATCAAGGCGTGCTCGGCAGTGGCCCGGCCAACCTCACCGCCAACGAATTCCCCGAGTTCACCGAGCCGCATCTGGTCCTCGCCAGCCCGGCCGGCATCGCCCTGACCACGCCGCGCTCCAGCCACATCGCCACCGGCGAACACCTGGCGCTTAGCAGTACCGGTCACACCAGCCTGTCGATTGGCAAACGCCTGCTGGCCAGCGCCAGTCGTGGCATGCGCCTGTTCGTGCAGAGCATGGGCTGGCGGCTGGTCGCCGCCTCCGGCGACATCGACGTGCGCGCACTGAAGGACAGCATCAACCTGCTGGCCAAACTCAACATCACTGCCAACGCCGATCGCATCACCATCACCGCGAAAACCGAACTGGTGATTCAGGGCGGCGGCAGCGCGACGACTTACAACGCCGGCGGCATCACCCACGCCACCAGCGGCCCGTACACCGCGCACGCGGCGAACTTTGCCTACACCGGCGCGAAAAGTCTCGCCGGGGTATTCCCGGAACCACCGAAACCCGGCAAGGGCAACCTTGAATTGTTCAACCAGTACGCCGGGCGTCAGGGCATCAAGGAAGGCGATTACGAAGTCATCGATGCGCTGGGCAAAAGCATCAAGGGCAAGCTCGACGGCAAAGGTTTTGCCAGCGTCGCCGGCGCTGCGCCGGGGCCGGCGCGCGTGTTGTTCGGCAAGGATCCGGCGGACACCTGGAGCGATGGCAGTTACATCGGCAAACCGGAGTGGCCGTTGAATCCGCCGGGGGCCGAAGACGTGCCGAGTCAGGTGCAAGCAATGGTCGCTCAAGTGTTGCCGAGCAAGAGTTGGGACCTGTTGGAGAAGGGCAAGGACATGGCGCAAACAGGGATGAGTGCGATGCAGACGGCGCAAGGTGCGATGCAAACGGCGCAGCAAGTGAAGGGTGTGGTGCAGGGCGGCGTGGCCGGCTTGCCGAAATTGGCGAGTGCGGCCATGCCGAGTGCGTCGGGGATTTTGGGGGCGGCGGGTAAGGCCGGCAAGTTGCCGAGCCTGCCTGCACCGAGTCTGCCAAAACCTTCCTTGAGAACCCCGGGCCTGCTGGCGGGTGAGATGCTGTCATGA
- a CDS encoding RHS repeat-associated core domain-containing protein has protein sequence MTTEIVKREPQVAIVPLNAIDIQDVASSAATFDAWLQSATDGVVTLDRIKNVAGALPVVGNIMALVDALGDIVTLSNAQKRDLLAWASLGINLIGVLPLPPAMAAARMTLRPTLFLVRQEMKATSKMLLSASVIEVLVGHLNASIMGTLDDFVEQAKGKLPGILADAGKLGEEVINEIATGIEAVAFGNLDAKGDLNAASAQASAAVDQFKNDPLASFSNVFGAAASAYKAAGKGLANSVAQNLVPDDFKKNVSEETKKLRVMGPELRTQLSKLDDESVQNSIGWLLLILSSAVTLWRKRNAHGQSAAVHPDKTGQAKHTASDGQLGSSGQQAPAKGAPEPKKNGACTGTCKSISFALGSERLSHTDFSLPGPFPVEWTRIYNSRLDAYDHSELGARWISEFTTRFDCVDDGLAFYGADGRDHSYPLPKVGLFHYDAIEDITLVRNSEDQLLLCRGFERKETYVRRGQRFVLSNISLRNGAGIMLHYEHRHGEHSLLSDLITYQENDFTKVHLHLGTMIDDHGRFIGLWQIVDGEPLRQLCAYQYDAYGDLIQAQDENGAVWSYQFEHHLITRYTDRTGRGMNLQWDGQSAKAKAIREWADDGSFDTRLEWDENIRLTYVTDALGNETWHYYDILGYTYRIRYADERSEWFFRDEAKNIVRRVNADGSTDRYSYDERSNLLEHIRADHTVMHYAYDDQDLLIKISDAEGGQWQRAYDDQGNLVEALDPLGNKTEYAYNKSGQATAIKDANGNEKKLDYNDAGQLVEYVDCSGKASAWEYNELGQMVCFTDAAGNATEYEYKAGQLVLIKHPDKTEERFDRDAEGRLLAHVDGLDRCTTWSYSAAGLIAERIDAAEQTLRYRWDRLGRLTALENENEQRAHFHYDPVGRVLEESGFDGRSTRYQYDAQTGRLAQSINGNRVISVSFDSMGRLTERRATLGDQSQSETFAYDGNGNLVRADNADSRLQWFYDPAGNILREHQHYLGLDSPVVAVWRHEYDVLNQCIATTRPDGHRVSWLTYGSGHLLGLRLDDHELVGYERDDLHREVARHQGNHLVQTQSWDPVGRLQEQLLGRSDDKSTLLKREYSYDAAGQLTDINDSRRGPLAYRYDPVGRLLSATTRQGVETFAFDPAGNLLDDKATEIRRPLDLTPPRSKLVDNLLREYAGTHYDYDERGNQIQRWHNGQRSDLRWDLFDRLVHFEDPRLSVDFAYDALGRRLHKNSRAHYKQRPEAGSLWNRNEHARKQRELGCGFTLYGWDGDNLAWESSPAQSDGEAGRTVHYVFEPGTFVPVAQAVRHAPIDLIGLPDYSGEYSLDEDPVWNHKATALPFDALAWYQCDHLGTPQELTDSQGNMAWTAQYKAWGQVTEQRSEWARQHGVMNPIRFQGQYHDHETGLHYNRYRYYDPAVGRFLSKDPIGFAGGTNLHQYAPNPTEWIDPLGLARKAPSKFAKRDGEGASAADIAASKIDGGHRRGQEACREELLEESGSDDYVCWRCGGSSKNPKDMHLGHTNVPTSKGGNLAMVNIALEGASCNLSAGSSGYVKEGMSCVERGSCGAPYGR, from the coding sequence ATGACGACTGAAATCGTAAAACGTGAGCCTCAGGTTGCTATCGTTCCACTGAACGCCATCGACATCCAGGACGTTGCCAGCAGCGCAGCGACCTTCGATGCCTGGTTGCAATCAGCCACGGATGGCGTGGTCACCCTTGATCGGATCAAGAACGTCGCCGGCGCCTTACCCGTGGTGGGCAACATCATGGCGTTGGTCGATGCGCTGGGTGACATCGTCACCCTGTCGAATGCCCAGAAGCGCGACCTGCTGGCGTGGGCCAGCCTGGGCATCAATCTGATCGGTGTATTGCCATTACCGCCGGCCATGGCGGCGGCGCGCATGACCCTGCGCCCGACTTTGTTTCTGGTACGCCAAGAGATGAAGGCCACCAGCAAAATGCTGCTCAGTGCATCCGTGATCGAGGTGCTGGTCGGGCACCTGAACGCCTCTATCATGGGCACCCTCGACGACTTCGTTGAACAGGCCAAAGGCAAGTTGCCCGGGATTCTTGCGGACGCTGGCAAGCTCGGCGAAGAGGTCATAAATGAGATTGCCACGGGCATCGAGGCGGTCGCTTTCGGCAATCTGGATGCCAAAGGTGATCTGAATGCGGCCAGCGCCCAGGCAAGCGCAGCAGTCGATCAATTCAAGAATGATCCGCTGGCCTCATTCAGCAATGTTTTCGGGGCTGCCGCGAGTGCTTATAAAGCGGCTGGCAAGGGCCTTGCCAACAGCGTGGCGCAAAATCTGGTACCCGATGACTTCAAGAAAAACGTCTCCGAAGAAACCAAAAAACTGCGGGTAATGGGTCCGGAGCTGCGCACCCAACTGAGCAAACTCGACGATGAGTCGGTGCAGAACTCCATTGGCTGGTTGCTACTGATCCTCTCCAGCGCCGTCACCCTGTGGCGCAAGCGCAATGCCCATGGTCAGAGCGCCGCGGTCCATCCAGACAAGACTGGACAGGCAAAGCATACGGCGTCCGATGGTCAATTGGGATCCAGTGGTCAACAGGCTCCTGCGAAAGGCGCGCCCGAGCCGAAGAAAAACGGCGCCTGCACGGGCACATGTAAAAGCATCAGTTTTGCCTTGGGTTCTGAAAGACTCAGTCATACTGATTTCAGCTTGCCGGGGCCTTTCCCTGTCGAGTGGACGCGCATATACAACTCACGCCTCGACGCCTACGATCATAGCGAACTCGGCGCTCGCTGGATTTCTGAGTTCACCACACGTTTTGACTGCGTGGACGATGGCCTGGCGTTCTACGGCGCCGACGGCCGCGACCACAGCTACCCACTGCCAAAAGTCGGCCTGTTCCACTACGACGCCATCGAAGACATCACCCTGGTCCGCAACAGCGAAGATCAGCTGTTGCTGTGCCGTGGTTTCGAACGCAAGGAAACCTACGTCCGCCGTGGCCAGCGCTTTGTGCTGAGCAATATTTCGCTGCGCAACGGCGCCGGGATCATGCTGCATTACGAGCATCGCCACGGCGAACACTCGCTGCTCTCCGACCTGATCACCTATCAGGAAAACGACTTCACCAAAGTCCATTTGCACCTCGGCACGATGATCGACGATCACGGCCGGTTTATCGGCCTCTGGCAGATCGTTGACGGAGAACCGTTACGACAACTTTGTGCGTACCAATACGACGCCTATGGCGACCTGATTCAGGCGCAGGACGAGAACGGCGCCGTCTGGTCGTATCAGTTCGAGCATCACCTGATCACCCGCTACACCGACCGCACCGGGCGCGGCATGAATCTGCAGTGGGATGGCCAGAGCGCCAAGGCCAAAGCCATCCGCGAATGGGCCGATGACGGCAGCTTCGACACGCGTCTGGAGTGGGACGAAAACATTCGTCTGACCTACGTCACCGATGCCCTCGGCAACGAGACCTGGCACTACTACGACATCCTTGGCTACACCTATCGCATTCGCTACGCGGACGAGCGTTCGGAATGGTTCTTCCGCGACGAGGCCAAGAACATCGTGCGCCGCGTCAATGCCGACGGCAGCACTGATCGCTACAGCTACGATGAGCGCAGCAACCTGCTCGAACACATCCGCGCCGATCACACGGTGATGCATTACGCCTACGACGATCAGGATCTGCTGATCAAGATCAGCGATGCCGAGGGCGGTCAGTGGCAGCGCGCCTATGACGACCAAGGCAATCTGGTCGAAGCGCTGGATCCGCTGGGCAACAAAACCGAATACGCCTACAACAAATCCGGCCAGGCGACCGCGATCAAGGACGCCAACGGCAACGAAAAGAAGTTGGACTACAACGACGCCGGGCAACTGGTGGAGTACGTCGATTGCTCGGGCAAAGCCAGCGCGTGGGAGTACAACGAACTGGGGCAAATGGTCTGCTTCACCGACGCTGCCGGCAACGCCACCGAATACGAATACAAGGCCGGCCAACTGGTGCTGATCAAGCATCCGGACAAGACCGAAGAGCGCTTTGATCGTGACGCCGAAGGTCGGCTGTTGGCGCACGTTGATGGACTCGATCGCTGCACCACCTGGAGCTACAGCGCTGCCGGTTTGATCGCCGAACGTATCGATGCCGCCGAGCAAACCCTGCGCTATCGCTGGGACCGTCTCGGACGGTTAACGGCGCTGGAAAACGAAAACGAACAACGCGCGCATTTCCATTACGATCCGGTCGGACGCGTGTTGGAAGAAAGCGGCTTCGACGGGCGCAGCACACGCTATCAATACGATGCGCAAACCGGTCGCCTTGCCCAATCGATCAATGGCAACCGTGTGATCTCGGTGAGCTTCGACTCGATGGGCCGTTTGACTGAACGTCGCGCCACCTTGGGCGATCAGTCGCAAAGCGAGACCTTCGCCTACGATGGCAACGGCAACCTGGTGCGGGCTGATAACGCCGACAGTCGCCTGCAATGGTTTTATGATCCGGCAGGAAATATTCTGCGTGAGCACCAACACTATCTGGGGTTGGACAGCCCGGTGGTCGCGGTCTGGCGGCATGAATACGACGTGCTTAACCAGTGTATCGCCACGACCCGTCCAGACGGCCACCGTGTCAGTTGGTTGACCTACGGCAGTGGCCACTTGCTGGGCCTAAGACTGGACGATCATGAACTGGTTGGCTACGAGCGTGACGACCTGCACCGCGAAGTCGCCCGCCATCAAGGCAACCACCTGGTACAAACCCAAAGCTGGGATCCGGTTGGTCGCTTGCAGGAGCAATTGCTGGGACGCAGCGACGACAAATCTACGCTGCTCAAACGCGAGTACAGCTACGACGCTGCCGGGCAACTGACCGACATCAACGACAGCCGCCGCGGCCCGCTCGCCTATCGCTACGATCCCGTTGGCCGACTGCTCAGCGCCACCACACGCCAAGGCGTGGAAACCTTCGCCTTCGACCCGGCCGGCAACCTGCTCGACGACAAGGCGACAGAAATTCGCCGCCCACTGGACCTGACCCCACCGCGCAGCAAACTGGTCGACAACCTGCTGCGCGAATACGCCGGCACCCACTACGACTACGACGAACGCGGCAACCAGATCCAGCGCTGGCACAACGGCCAACGCAGCGACCTGCGGTGGGATCTGTTTGATCGACTGGTGCATTTCGAAGACCCGCGCCTGAGCGTGGATTTCGCCTACGACGCACTGGGACGCCGCCTGCATAAAAACTCCCGCGCGCACTACAAACAGCGTCCAGAAGCAGGCTCTCTCTGGAACAGAAACGAACACGCCCGCAAACAACGCGAACTCGGCTGCGGCTTCACCTTGTACGGCTGGGACGGCGACAACCTCGCGTGGGAAAGCAGCCCGGCGCAGAGCGATGGCGAAGCGGGTCGCACGGTGCACTACGTCTTTGAACCGGGCACTTTTGTCCCTGTGGCGCAGGCTGTACGGCATGCGCCAATTGATCTGATCGGGTTGCCGGATTACAGCGGTGAATACAGCCTTGATGAAGATCCAGTGTGGAATCACAAGGCGACGGCATTACCGTTTGATGCGCTGGCCTGGTATCAGTGTGATCACCTCGGCACGCCGCAGGAATTGACGGACTCGCAAGGCAACATGGCCTGGACCGCGCAGTACAAGGCGTGGGGACAGGTGACGGAGCAGCGCTCGGAGTGGGCGCGGCAGCATGGCGTGATGAACCCGATACGGTTCCAGGGGCAGTATCACGATCATGAGACTGGACTGCATTACAACCGATATCGATACTATGATCCTGCGGTAGGAAGGTTCCTCAGCAAAGACCCGATAGGATTTGCGGGCGGAACCAATCTTCATCAGTACGCACCGAATCCTACAGAGTGGATCGATCCACTTGGGTTGGCGAGAAAGGCTCCCTCCAAGTTTGCCAAGCGGGATGGTGAAGGTGCGAGCGCTGCTGATATCGCAGCCAGTAAAATTGATGGAGGCCATCGCCGGGGCCAAGAAGCATGCCGAGAGGAACTATTGGAGGAAAGCGGCTCGGATGACTATGTATGTTGGCGATGTGGCGGTAGTTCGAAAAACCCTAAAGATATGCATTTGGGGCACACCAATGTCCCGACCTCCAAGGGTGGTAACCTTGCGATGGTTAACATCGCCCTTGAAGGCGCTTCGTGTAATCTGAGTGCTGGTAGTAGTGGTTATGTCAAAGAAGGCATGTCGTGTGTTGAACGTGGAAGCTGTGGAGCACCCTATGGTCGATGA
- a CDS encoding DUF4265 domain-containing protein encodes MVDDQSAELIRVYAGKNSKGPVFEQLPARKIDEHTYELLSSPGLALNLARGDIISLENPQTHAEVLKRGGNFCIHIYSKHISPERLEVLEADVANELNGTLDGVYRGNLSLAIPAENGMDRIAKFFNAFYEQTGVQWYYANIYKNIDDAEDETLLNWWLDS; translated from the coding sequence ATGGTCGATGATCAATCAGCAGAACTCATCCGTGTGTATGCCGGAAAAAACTCAAAAGGTCCGGTATTTGAACAGCTACCGGCTCGCAAAATTGACGAACATACATATGAGCTTCTGTCTTCCCCGGGGCTGGCTTTGAACCTGGCACGAGGAGATATAATTTCGTTAGAAAATCCTCAGACACACGCCGAGGTTTTGAAGAGGGGGGGCAATTTTTGTATCCACATCTACTCCAAACACATTTCGCCAGAGCGGCTGGAGGTGCTTGAGGCGGATGTTGCAAACGAGCTCAACGGTACCTTGGACGGCGTATATAGGGGGAATTTGTCATTAGCAATTCCTGCGGAAAATGGAATGGATAGAATTGCGAAATTTTTTAACGCCTTCTATGAACAGACCGGGGTTCAGTGGTACTACGCGAACATCTACAAAAATATCGATGATGCAGAAGACGAAACGCTGCTCAATTGGTGGTTGGATAGTTAG
- a CDS encoding DUF4265 domain-containing protein: MKGTFHKIVFELTPDEDDYPPVSAESIWGIYSGDGTYTLDNTPYYVYGVSKGDSVQVKSSGDEMIAVRVAKQGGHSTVRVFASDTEEKRKIIAHLHQLGASCSVSQEVSLFTVDIPSDCDFFAIDRYLSDIADGENTAYEDACLQHSDIESSRLGECLSLASLPLLAH, from the coding sequence ATGAAAGGTACCTTTCACAAGATTGTCTTTGAGTTAACGCCTGACGAGGATGATTATCCTCCTGTATCTGCTGAGTCGATCTGGGGCATCTATTCCGGTGATGGCACCTATACCTTAGACAATACTCCCTATTACGTTTATGGCGTGAGTAAGGGAGATTCCGTGCAGGTAAAGTCCAGTGGCGATGAGATGATAGCTGTGCGTGTCGCAAAACAGGGTGGCCATTCGACTGTCAGAGTTTTTGCCAGTGATACTGAAGAGAAAAGAAAAATAATCGCTCATCTTCATCAGTTAGGTGCCTCGTGCTCAGTTAGTCAGGAAGTGTCGCTGTTTACAGTGGATATTCCCTCAGATTGTGATTTTTTCGCAATCGACAGATATTTGTCTGATATTGCTGATGGGGAAAATACTGCATATGAGGATGCTTGTCTGCAGCACTCAGATATTGAGTCATCTCGTCTAGGGGAGTGCCTGTCATTGGCTTCTTTACCACTACTAGCTCATTGA